The sequence AAAATATCATTTATACTAATTTAATTACACAATTGTGTATTACACGATTGAGTAATAATAGTTTGTGTTTTTTTGGTAGTCAAGTTTTTTTTCTTTAATGCGCACATGTGGTTTTTTTGGGCCATTGAACGCTAAATAAAAGCGATCGAAGTCACGTGTCCAGACCAGTGCACGGGAGTGATCGTAGCGATCTGAAAGATCACCATTCTGGTGCGGAAGCCCATGCAGGGCGGCTTAGAGGCTATTCAAACTCTTTTTCAAGGATGCTAAAAATGGTTAAATTAACGTGTAAATAAATACACAAGCGAAATAAGCCGAGAAGAGTTTGAAAAGGTCAATACGCTACGGGCACGTGCGCGCCAGGCAGCGAAGCCACGCAACATTTATTTTTACAAAGTATGTTGAGCAGGGTCTGTATATGCCGCAAAAGCGGATGAGAATATCGTTTCCTAATTAACAGATTTTTTTTATTCCGCCGCCGGTGCCAGCTCTTGCGCAATAAAATCCACGAACGTACGAATGCGGTTCGACATCTGATGACGCTGTAAATAGACTGCAAAAATATCTGCATTTGGCGTATCACAATTGGACAGCACCTGGACCAGCTTGCCGTCCTGCAGGTATTGTTTGACATCCCATTCGGCACGCAACAAAATTCCATGGTCATCGAGTGCCCATTTCACTGCGATTTCACCATCGTTGGTGGTCAGATTGCCGCGAATCTTCACGGTCTGGGTCTTCCTGGCGGTCCCACTTCCCGTCGTCAGACGCCATACGCCATACGCTTCATCTCCTTGCCTGATACCGATGCAATTGTGCTTCGTCAGATCGTGCGGAGTGATTGGCGTACCACGTCGCGCCAGGTAAGCAGGCGTCGCGCATAACACGCGGCGATTGGGTGCTAAACGTCGCGCGACGACGCGGGTATCCGGCGGTTCCCCGAATCGGATGCAGACGTCAAAAGTGTCGTCAGTGAGCGGTGGTGGCATGACCGAAAGTTGTAGTTGTACCGAGACTTGCGGATAGGCGGCGACAAATTGAGAGATCGCCGGCGCTACATGGCTTCGCCCAAATCCAAGTGTTGCGTTGACCCGCAGCAGACCTTCCGGTCGCTTCTTGGCGCTGCCCAGCAACTCCGAAAGTTCGTTGATTTGATCCAGAATTCTCCGCGCATGCTCTAGGTAAAGCTCACCCTCCGGTGTCAGCATCATGCGCCGTGTCGTCCGATTCACCAGCGGTACGCCAGCCCGGGTCTCCATTTGTGACAAATGCTTGCTTACCGCAGCAGCCGTAAGGCCTAGCTCGCGGGCGGTAGCGCTGAGGCTTCCAGAAGCTGCCAGGGTTGAAAAAAATCCCAAATCTGATGGCAAAACAGTATCATTCATGGCGTCTCATTTGTAAATAATAGTTAAGAATGCTTTAAGTTTAGCACCGGTTTTTGCCAAAAAACGTAGGTAAAGTACGGGCATATTCATCATTTTTAAAGGCAGGAGACATGAAAACTTATCGCATCGCAACTATTCCAGGTGACGGTATTGGCAAAGAAGTCGTCCCCGCGGGTCAGCAGGTTCTGGAAGCGCTGGCCAAAACAAACAACACTTTTGCATTCGAATTTCAAGATTTCGATTGGGGTGGTGACTACTATCGCAAGACCGGTGCGATGATGCCGGCCGACGGCCTGGATGCGCTGCGTGACAAGGACGCAATCCTGTTTGGTTCAGCAGGCGATCCGGATATTCCCGATCACATCACTTTATGGGGTTTGCGCCTGAAAATTTGCCAGGGTTTCGATCAATACGCCAACGTGCGCCCGACCCGAATCCTGCCAGGCATTGATGCACCGCTGAAGCGTTGCAAGCAAGACGATCTGAACTGGGTAATCGTCCGCGAAAACTCCGAAGGCGAATACTCCGGCGTCGGTGGTCGTGTCCATCAAGGCCATCCGATCGAAGCAGCTACCGACGTTTCGATAATGACGCGTGCCGGTGTGGAACGCATCATGCGCTTCGCATTTCGTCTGGCCCAAGCCCGCCCGCGCAAATTGCTGACCGTCGTCACCAAGAGTAATGCGCAACGTCACGCTATGGTGATGTGGGATGAAATCGCTGTTCAAATTGCAAAAGAGTTCCCTGATGTGAGCTGGGACAAAGAACTGGTCGACGCTGCAACGGCGCGTATGGTCAATCGTCCCGCAACGCTCGACACGATCGTCGCTACCAATCTTCACGCAGACATTCTGAGCGATCTGGCAGCGGCACTGGCGGGCAGCCTGGGTATTGCGCCAACCGGCAATATCGATCCGGAGCGCCGCTATCCATCGATGTTTGAACCGATCCATGGTTCGGCATTCGACATCATGGGACAGGGCTTGGCCAACCCGGTCGGTACTTTCTGGTCGCTTGTGATGATGCTCGAACATCTGGGTGAATACGACGCCGCAAAACGTGTCATGCAGGCCGTCGAAGCGGTGACCGCGGACACTACATTGCATACCCGCGATCTGGGTGGCAATGCCACAACGGCACAAGTGACTGCCGCTGTTTGTGCGTTCATTGAAAAGGGCGCGCTTACGCTAGAAAAAGCCGCTGCGTAGCCATCAATTCCCCTGCAAGTCAGCATCGGAAAATATAAAAATATGGGGAGCAATCTGGTTTGCACTGAGCCGAGGTTTCGCTACCCCTTAAAAAAAATAAAGCTGGAGACATCATGTGTATTGCTTTGACTACTTGCGGCTGGCTTGCGACTTGGCTCACAAGATGAGCACTTCCGACGCGCTTTCCGGCAGTCTCGACGCCGGATTAGTGAGGGGCATCAATCGCTTATGGAAAGACGCGTTTGGCGCAGCCAGTGTGATCGCGCAGCTAACTGCGCGCGTTCCAGAATTCTTGCCGTCTCCTCCGTGTGAACGTTTGATTGTTATTGGCGCCGGTGTGCCGTCTGTGGCAATGGACAAAGCCACCGAGGATAACTGGAGCGGGCCACTGAAAGGCTTCAAGCTTTACCTCGGGGCGTTTGCGAACGGTCCGCTGAAGCTTGAGCAAGCCTTCGCTTTCCGTTTGGATCGGAATGCCATCATCCCAAGCGACAGCGCCAACGTAGCGTCGCCGCAGCCAGAATGGGCCGAGAGGAAGATGTAGAATTTTTGGGCAGACAGCGGTGATTGCGGCTGGTATACGTTTGGGTGCGCCTGGCACTGCCACTATTCTGCGCAGTACACAAATCAACTCAGGTTGCGTCGCAAGACGTCAAGTTTTGCCGGGTTTTGATTGGCCGAATTAAAACGGCAAAAGAAAATTCCTCGCATTCTACTTGTTCCGAGGTCCAAAAAGAACCGGTATAAGCGGTAGTATCCTCGGCGGCACTGTTTATTTTTTTTACAATGTAATGCTATAACCTCTAAGGAGGAGACAATGAAATCTGATCTCGAATCACGCGTTTCCCGCAAGCTCATGTGGCGCATTATTCCGTTTGTCATGGCGCTTTATTTTGTCAGCTTCCTCGACCGTGTCAACGTCGGCTTTGCTGCCATGACGATGAATAAGGCCATCGGCCTCTCGCCCACGGCATTTGGCTTGGGTGGCGGCCTGTTTTTCATCGGCTACTTCTTATTTGAAGTCCCGTCCAATCTGATACTTCATCGTGTCGGCGCGCGTATCTGGATCGCACGAGTGATGGTTACATGGGGTATCGTCTCTGCGCTATCGGCCTTTGCTGTCGGACCGAACAGCTTCTATGCATTACGTTTCTTGCTGGGTGTTGCAGAAGCTGGCTTCTTCCCCGGGATCATTCTTTATCTTAGCCTGTGGTTCCCGGTGAAGCAACGCGCAGTCGCGGCAGCCTGGTTCATGGCCGCTGCACCGATTTCTGTAGCGATCGGTTCTCCCTTGTCGGGCGCCATCATGCAATTGCCAACTATTTTCGGCCTGGCAGATTGGCAGTTTCTGTATATCGTTGAAGCAATCCCAGCTGTGATTCTTGGCTTCTTCGTATTGAAATACCTGACCGATATCCCTGCCAAAGCAGAATGGCTGGCGACCGATGAACGTGAATGGTTGATAGCCAAGCTGAAGGCT is a genomic window of Glaciimonas sp. CA11.2 containing:
- a CDS encoding LysR family transcriptional regulator; the encoded protein is MNDTVLPSDLGFFSTLAASGSLSATARELGLTAAAVSKHLSQMETRAGVPLVNRTTRRMMLTPEGELYLEHARRILDQINELSELLGSAKKRPEGLLRVNATLGFGRSHVAPAISQFVAAYPQVSVQLQLSVMPPPLTDDTFDVCIRFGEPPDTRVVARRLAPNRRVLCATPAYLARRGTPITPHDLTKHNCIGIRQGDEAYGVWRLTTGSGTARKTQTVKIRGNLTTNDGEIAVKWALDDHGILLRAEWDVKQYLQDGKLVQVLSNCDTPNADIFAVYLQRHQMSNRIRTFVDFIAQELAPAAE
- a CDS encoding tartrate dehydrogenase; translation: MKTYRIATIPGDGIGKEVVPAGQQVLEALAKTNNTFAFEFQDFDWGGDYYRKTGAMMPADGLDALRDKDAILFGSAGDPDIPDHITLWGLRLKICQGFDQYANVRPTRILPGIDAPLKRCKQDDLNWVIVRENSEGEYSGVGGRVHQGHPIEAATDVSIMTRAGVERIMRFAFRLAQARPRKLLTVVTKSNAQRHAMVMWDEIAVQIAKEFPDVSWDKELVDAATARMVNRPATLDTIVATNLHADILSDLAAALAGSLGIAPTGNIDPERRYPSMFEPIHGSAFDIMGQGLANPVGTFWSLVMMLEHLGEYDAAKRVMQAVEAVTADTTLHTRDLGGNATTAQVTAAVCAFIEKGALTLEKAAA
- a CDS encoding MFS transporter, whose product is MKSDLESRVSRKLMWRIIPFVMALYFVSFLDRVNVGFAAMTMNKAIGLSPTAFGLGGGLFFIGYFLFEVPSNLILHRVGARIWIARVMVTWGIVSALSAFAVGPNSFYALRFLLGVAEAGFFPGIILYLSLWFPVKQRAVAAAWFMAAAPISVAIGSPLSGAIMQLPTIFGLADWQFLYIVEAIPAVILGFFVLKYLTDIPAKAEWLATDEREWLIAKLKAEADAKQTNAGHTTGAFSALKDPRVLALALIYFGTSAGLYTLGLWAPLIIREFGFTPLETGLLTGVPSVVAVVAMILWAKHSDRTAERTWHVVIPCILACIGLVFAGLASTALWVVLALVAVNVGISSAKAPLWAMPSSFLSGAGAAAGIAMINSVGNLGGFVGPFAIGWLKSVTGGYAAGLYVVAATLLVSAVVTLLLSRQARRTAAIGNPRHGH